Genomic segment of Gigantopelta aegis isolate Gae_Host chromosome 10, Gae_host_genome, whole genome shotgun sequence:
ctgtgtcaccacaggagcagggcgttggttcatcatgcgctgaacctcgtcccacaagtgctcgatggggttcagatccgggcttaaagctggccagtccattgtgatgatgttgtgctgtgccaggaatgcctgggtggcccgtgccgtgtgtggcctggcgttgtcgtgctggtaaaccatctgacggtgacccgcgaaaaaaggcaccatcacaggcgtgagcacttcgtcgatgtagcgctgtgctgtgacgcccctgctgcgtcctcggccgttgttgtcgaagatgacaggttgtacacgacgtccccaggatatggcaccccacagcatgacggaaggccctccccaacggtccctctccataacacacgcatctgtgaagcgctcacctcgacccctccacaccctcatacgaccgccggccctatctaagcagtagcggctttcgtcggagaagacgatgttctgccactgtcggttccgccactgtcgatgcagaacagcccagttgtgtcgtgcaaggcggtgtcgctatgtgagacgttgtccaatgtacggtcgacgatggatggcgatcagacaacgtcgtaccgtggtgtaggaaacggggcggttgtgggttcccactgtctgccgggctgttgtggtggctggtacgaaccgatcacgcatgcgagttcggacgatgtaacggtcctggcactgtgacgtcactctgggacggccgctacgtggacggtcgacgacgttgttgttctgtagaaatcggtctatgagacggtagattgtcgagacatggacaccgaaagcacgtgcaacctgcctggcatccattccggcctccaaattccccaaagctctatgtctggaatcagcgttaagtcgtggcatcgttgtatcgctactcgtaaaatgagttgaacattgctgtctggcgtttcttttatacccaggcctggtagtgtttcacgtgcaattcgcatctttcatgatccacccgttttgcattccagatcgattttggtcgtcaatttcagcacatgcgtgacgtcacactgtactcgtttttttcatgcgttatgtggaattggatacgctgacaagatggctattggtcaacttaatcgatttgtacatagtttattcaaatgtgggttttttaatattttaaaattttcgcgtttcttttggagttaagtatatatatatatatatatatatatatatatatatatatatatatatatatatatatatagacttacctttttacatatatacgtcatttcatggtattctacagttcagtgtgtgtgtgtgtgtgtgtgtgtgtgtgtgtgtgtgtgtgtgtaatctgctttagcaattacctgcaataaaatgaatggttaATTGCCATagctgatatttgttttccattttgaaaacactgtttgacatggagaatatagcatttaaccatctcattcatatatttttcttgaatatgctacataagtgcatctacatgaggtaatttaacccgggttaaaagcaacttaggttaaatgtgtagtctagtagaagCCATACtgatatagatcagtttattaacaaccatatttgcctcctttctccagctgtatactattaaaaattagttttgtagatattacttaaattgaactgcaataacaattccaatacagcacaagactgaacaagaaaatatctgcaatatccattgtgACTAGATATAACACAccactaatattatatatatatatatatatatatatatatatatatatattaaccattatttactcaggtaagtttttgttttattactaaatataccaggttaaaccctattattaaaacatttgcatgtttgttcgacgaggtaacacttatgttttattaggtttTAGACCTCGACATAaaaataactgagggaactaattatttgctccctaatgtagtttatgggggggggggcggtaatttaaaatattaccatattgatactatatgtatataaattcacatgccaaagggaactatatattattctccttgaactaatctcaggtgtgatgggtaagtagagagagatattgctctccctagatgtcaaggtctgaggatggctatattttattatttcttttttttttttgcctgcattcaaccggtaaggaagggcaacatcatgtggtaattttgcaatctgtaaaaatcaaaagcatttcattatttcaaaaaactgtattttgttttaagaataaaagaatgtattcagtggaacattataactgttgccattacatctatataagaagatatgacaataatactattgcaattttgaagttgtaaagtaacaactttgccattgtttaattattacatattatttggaaataaaataattattaaatcataaaaataattaacttaatcatgcatacaaattttattataaatacaaattatatattttgtagcccacatcataattattatattaataattatcttatcatttcaaaattgtaaaaatttataattaacattacctgaaaattgcatcaacaaaaattatattctgtccaacctgccctgtcccctcgacattcaaagtacacggaaacacatcagtactaaatatagattatactaattcagattcccgttgttcgtttctcttatatggtaacccaagctgttataatacacataagacgtattgcaactatgtgttagctacagaaaataaatgacaatatgtaaggcatgtaaaaagttaatacgtaactttattctatgtaaattagtaatcactaaggctttgcttcactcCCAAAGACCCgtatgatcggtaactaggccgtgtgacgtcacgccggtttCGAGAATATTATGCTTTGAGcaggaaatatttcatatcGGAATACTTTATAGTAAATCCTTCAAGAGAAAAATTTAATCTATTGATTTCTACCCAAAATATAAAGTGTATTAAAGGAATagccttgtttttaaaaagaaatctgccagtttaaattgattataatcatcattatacatcattacatgtattgtaatttgtacACGCGTAGCGCACAATTGTTATCTTGGTCATGTGGcctcaataactgaataaatatcttGTCTTATCTTgcctaataaaaacattcatctACTCCCTTTAATGGTATTTGACAACCCAATAACAATTTATTTGGTACATTGGAACATTATCTCCGAAGTCTCCAAGCCAGACACAGGACCAAACAAAAGCCAGCGAATCGCCGAATGTTCAATGTCGGTAGGGGATATATTTGAGGGCAACTCCTATTTTATAAGACCTATCTTTTAATCATTATGAGGCGTTTTTATTGTATAacgtattacaaaaatatatataccagtgCAGTAAATACTGTTCCCAAAACGAAAGTGCAACTCTTTCAACTGCCTTAGCCCAAGCCAAAGCAGCACTGACCGGAAATTAGCTCTTTTTAACTGGAGGAAATAACTCTCTCCATtctgaaacttccggattttagACCCACATCGTTCATGAGAAGGATTCTTTTTGATTTTGTGTTGTTGTCATGATAATCATCTCACAAAAGTGTGTTGTGATCATAGCAGTTCAATAGACAGAGCGCTGTTAAAACAAACAGTGAACTGTTCAAACAATTCAGAACGCAGATAAATCTGACGCACAGACAAACAATTAGAGCGAAGTGGGCGGGGCATGCGAAtcaattttgtattttgaattGAAGACTTGACTTTTGAAGATGGAACTGGCGAACAGTGTGTTAGAAAATCTCACCCTCGCTGGAGATGATGTGCGGATCCCTGCTAAATGTTTTAACGTCTTGGTTACTCGGGCGTGCCAAGGAGTGTTGGACGTTAAACACAGAGACGTCCCCGAGACTGACCCGGCGGTCAAGGATGTTGACAAGGCGACATTAAAGGCTGCGTACAGTGGTCTTGTGACGACCATCCTGGAAGCCGCCAAACACGATTGTGAAGCAGCAGCCACTGGATCTCTCCTCGAAGAATGCAAGTTTTCGCCAGACAGAATTAATACCTTCAACAA
This window contains:
- the LOC121383212 gene encoding COMM domain-containing protein 3-like, with amino-acid sequence MELANSVLENLTLAGDDVRIPAKCFNVLVTRACQGVLDVKHRDVPETDPAVKDVDKATLKAAYSGLVTTILEAAKHDCEAAATGSLLEECKFSPDRINTFNNIFMSQKQYIQILLGSIGRSPPHIVDVDWRLDYYIKNNHLEKVNEPVYLVCLKTEVPESSEIKDIQFSCSLEQLQDFVGKLKDATKCLEKIGQL